The Streptomyces sp. RKND-216 genomic sequence AGCAGGTAGGCGTAGAGCGTCCCTGCACCCAGCGCCGTGAACCACATGTGGCGGCGCGGCACCAGGGTGAGGAAAGCGGCGGTCAGCACCAGGGCGCAGCCGAAGAGGGCCAGGTACATCACGGCGCCGACCCAGGAGGGCACGCCCATCTCCGCGGCAGGGCGGTCGTGCAGCAGCCACGCGTGGTTCATCCGCGGCACCGCCCAGTAGGAGAACACGGCGGTCGCCAGCAGCAGCGGCACGGACAGCAGGCGCAGACGGCGGTCCCGCAGCATCTCGAAGTGCCGGGGCCGCAGTTGGAGGCCCAGCACGAAGAACGGCAGGTATTGCAGCACCCGCATCAGGTTGAAGTCGCCGCTGATGCTCTCGGTCACGCTCGCGCACAGACCGACGGCGAGCGCCACCGGCACGGGCCAGCGCAGCCGGTGCCAGAAGGGAGCGGTCATGCGCCAGAGGAACAGCGCGACCAGGAACCACAGCGCGAAGCCCGGACGTTGCAGACTGAACTCGCGGTCCGGATTGTCCGCCCAGCGCATGAAGAGTGTGTAGAGGGTCTCGAACACCAGGTACGGTACGGCGATTCCGGTGATGAGCCGCCGGATCTGGGCCGGTGTGCCGGTGAACGTCCGCGAGAGGTAGCCGGAGATGACGATGAACGCCGGCATGTGGAAGGCGTAGACCGCCAGGTACAGGGCCTCGACCGTGCGGCTGTCGTCCTGCAGCGGCTGCCAGGCGTGCCCCATGCCGACCAGCAGGATCGTGAGGTACTTCGCGTTGTCGAAGAAGGGATCGCGTTGCTTCGCTCCCGGGGCTCCGCCCTCGCGCACGGACGACGGGGTGGAAGTGGGCGGCGTCTTCGCCGTCGGCTTCTCGGGGCGGGCCGGGGGGAGCGGGGCCCGCTCATTACGAGCGTGCAACATCTGCATCACCATAGCCGCCGGACGGGGAGAGCGAAAATCAGGGTGCGGAGCATGTCGCCCGCAGCGGGTATCAGGCGCCCCGTCAACACCCCCTTTCCCGCCGTGTCTTGTCGGGATAGCCCTCTGACCTGCGGTTTGCGAAGGTCGTGAACGAAGTGCGAAGGCGCCCTGTCGAATGCGTGAGCGGTGCGCGCGAGGGCGTGCCGGAGGGTTTCGTGTGACCCACTCCACAAGCGTCGGCCGTAATCACGGAGCGATCACGGCGGAAATGCGAATCGCGCAATCTGTATACGGCATTGACCTGCACGAATTCGCCCCGACCGGATGACTGTCGGGCATCACGGGCATACCCGCGCGGGTGAGAGTCGGCCGATCCTGCGTCAGCCTCCTGCACCGGCGGGCGTGTTGGTGGCACGATGGAGCGAAGCGGGGCTCTGGCGGCGGATCCCCGGCCGGGTGAGGCGTACGAGGGCCCGACGAGGGCGAGGGGTGTGATCGGTTGTGGAGATTTCGCTGTCGGTGGTCCTGCTGCTGGCGATCGTCCTGGTCGTGATGGTCAAGGGCGGTTCCATCAAGCCGGGCCCGGCGATCGTGGCCGCCCTCTTCGGCTTCTTCCTCGCCGCGAGCGGGGCGGCGCCGCCGATAAACAACTTCCTGGAGTCCGTCGCCAGCACGATCAACAACATCAGCATCTGACGCGCGAAGGACCCCCGGTGTCGCACCGGGGGTCCTTCGGCCGCGGAGCGGGCGACGGGAATCGAACCCGCGTAGCTGGTTTGGAAGACCAGGGCTCTACCATTGAGCTACGCCCGCGTGCGCCGCTGTGATCCCG encodes the following:
- a CDS encoding acyltransferase family protein, which translates into the protein MLHARNERAPLPPARPEKPTAKTPPTSTPSSVREGGAPGAKQRDPFFDNAKYLTILLVGMGHAWQPLQDDSRTVEALYLAVYAFHMPAFIVISGYLSRTFTGTPAQIRRLITGIAVPYLVFETLYTLFMRWADNPDREFSLQRPGFALWFLVALFLWRMTAPFWHRLRWPVPVALAVGLCASVTESISGDFNLMRVLQYLPFFVLGLQLRPRHFEMLRDRRLRLLSVPLLLATAVFSYWAVPRMNHAWLLHDRPAAEMGVPSWVGAVMYLALFGCALVLTAAFLTLVPRRHMWFTALGAGTLYAYLLHVYPIKLSREFDWYDMAWVDHPASRVVITLLAVVMMTALCSGPVQRALRFVMEPKMSWFFREDPVEQARARNGAHGGGEQPDQGQDGRERERRRETVSVGR